The Streptomyces luteogriseus genome includes a window with the following:
- a CDS encoding transketolase, whose amino-acid sequence MNTGELTDLGQQLRVDSVRAAAAAGSGHPTSSMSAADLMAVLLAHHLRYDFDRPAHPGNDRFVLSKGHASPLLYSAYKAAGAIDDEELLTFRKLGSRLEGHPTPQRLPWVETATGSLGQGLPVGVGIALAGKRLDRTGYRTWVLCGDSELAEGSVWEAAEHAGYEHLDNLTVIVDVNRLGQRGPTRHGHDLDAYARRFQAFDWHTIEVDGHDVDAVDRAYGEAASTKGQPTAILARTLKGKGVEGVQDREGLHGKPLPEAEEAITALGGPRDIRVQVQEPPAARMLHSVHTGDFELPRWDKGEEVATRNAFGEALTALGTGRGDIVALDGEVGDSTRAEFFAKEHPDRYFECYIAEQQLVASAVGLASRGWVPYAATFAAFLTRAYDFVRMASVSGAGINLVGSHAGVAIGEDGPSQMGLEDLAMMRAVHGSTVLYPCDANQTARLVGAMAGLEGVRYLRTSRGESPVIYGPDEEFPVGGSKVLRSSGQDRLTLVAAGVTVHEALAAAEALEQEGIAVRVIDLYSVKPVDRATLRRAAEETGCLVTVEDHHPEGGIGDAILDAFTDGRPVPRLVRLGVRTMPGSASPEEQLRASGIDAESIAAAGRLLVEEAVVR is encoded by the coding sequence ATGAACACCGGTGAACTCACCGACCTCGGACAGCAGCTGCGAGTGGACAGTGTCCGCGCCGCCGCCGCGGCGGGCTCCGGGCACCCGACGTCCTCGATGTCCGCGGCCGACCTGATGGCCGTCCTGCTCGCGCACCACCTCCGCTACGACTTCGACCGCCCCGCCCACCCCGGCAACGACCGCTTCGTCCTCTCCAAGGGCCACGCCTCCCCACTGCTGTACTCCGCGTACAAGGCGGCCGGCGCCATCGACGACGAGGAACTGCTCACCTTCCGCAAGCTGGGCAGCCGCCTCGAAGGGCACCCCACCCCGCAGCGCCTGCCGTGGGTCGAGACGGCCACCGGGTCACTTGGGCAGGGCCTGCCCGTCGGAGTCGGCATCGCGCTGGCCGGCAAGCGGCTCGACCGCACCGGCTACCGCACCTGGGTGCTGTGCGGCGACAGCGAGCTGGCCGAGGGATCCGTGTGGGAGGCCGCCGAGCACGCCGGGTACGAGCACCTGGACAACCTCACCGTGATCGTCGACGTCAACCGGCTCGGCCAGCGCGGCCCCACCCGGCACGGCCACGACCTGGACGCCTACGCCCGCCGCTTCCAGGCCTTCGACTGGCACACCATCGAGGTCGACGGCCACGACGTGGACGCCGTCGACCGCGCCTATGGCGAGGCCGCGTCCACCAAGGGCCAGCCCACCGCGATCCTCGCCCGCACGCTCAAGGGCAAGGGCGTCGAGGGCGTCCAGGACCGTGAGGGCCTGCACGGCAAGCCGCTGCCGGAGGCCGAGGAGGCCATCACCGCACTCGGCGGCCCGCGCGACATCCGGGTTCAGGTGCAGGAACCGCCCGCCGCCCGCATGCTGCACTCCGTCCACACCGGGGACTTCGAGCTCCCGAGGTGGGACAAGGGCGAGGAGGTCGCCACCCGCAACGCCTTCGGCGAGGCGCTCACCGCCCTCGGCACCGGCCGCGGCGACATCGTCGCCCTGGACGGCGAGGTCGGCGACTCCACCCGCGCCGAGTTCTTCGCCAAGGAGCACCCCGACCGCTACTTCGAGTGCTACATCGCCGAGCAGCAGCTGGTCGCCTCGGCCGTCGGCCTCGCGTCCCGCGGCTGGGTGCCGTACGCGGCCACGTTCGCGGCGTTCCTGACCCGGGCCTACGACTTCGTACGGATGGCTTCCGTCAGCGGCGCCGGCATCAACCTCGTCGGCTCACACGCGGGTGTCGCCATCGGCGAGGACGGGCCCAGCCAGATGGGCCTGGAGGACCTGGCGATGATGCGGGCGGTGCACGGCTCGACCGTGCTGTACCCGTGCGACGCCAACCAGACCGCGCGGCTCGTCGGCGCGATGGCCGGACTGGAGGGCGTCCGCTACCTGCGCACCTCGCGCGGCGAGAGCCCGGTGATCTACGGCCCCGACGAGGAGTTCCCGGTCGGCGGCAGCAAGGTGCTGCGCTCCTCCGGCCAGGACCGCCTGACCCTCGTCGCGGCGGGCGTCACCGTGCACGAGGCACTGGCCGCCGCCGAGGCACTGGAGCAGGAGGGCATCGCGGTGCGGGTGATCGACCTGTACTCCGTGAAGCCCGTCGACCGGGCCACCCTGCGCCGGGCCGCCGAGGAGACCGGCTGCCTGGTGACCGTGGAGGACCACCACCCCGAGGGCGGCATCGGCGACGCGATCCTCGACGCCTTCACCGACGGGCGTCCCGTACCGCGCCTGGTGCGGCTCGGCGTGCGGACCATGCCGGGCTCGGCGTCCCCGGAGGAGCAGCTGCGCGCCTCGGGCATCGACGCGGAGTCCATCGCGGCGGCCGGGCGGCTGCTGGTGGAGGAGGCGGTCGTGCGGTGA
- a CDS encoding FAD-dependent oxidoreductase, translated as MSRPRILIVGAGFAGFRTARTLSRLTRGRAHITLLNPTDYFLYLPLLPQVAAGILEPRRVTVSLSDSLPDVRLVLGEADRIDLDDRTLHYTGPEGEGGTLAYDRLVLAAGSVNKLLPIPGVAEHAHGFRGLPEALYLRDHVTRQVELAASADDARTCAARCTFVVVGAGYTGTEVAAHGQMFTDAQVRKHPLRRGMRPRWMLLDVAPRVLPEMDGKLSATADRVLRQRGVDVRMGTSVKEATHDGVLLTDGEFVESRTLVWCVGVRPDPLVESLGLPMEKGRLLVDPHLRVPGRPELFACGDVAAVPDLSNPGSYTPMTAQHAWRHGKVAAENVAASLGLGGARTPYRHRDLGFVVDLGGAKAAANPLGVALSGVPAGAVTRGYHLAAMPGNRVRVAADWLLDAVLPRQAVQLGLVRSWSVPLDTSSPEVARVPGGPGRGQDTSARSGPGAALAADTGDGGTGAGGPGPARPDDEPAKGRPGSGATQVRPGSGAAQPRSEWETAKGRPATGRPGSGSAELRSEAETAKGRPAAGPRGELSRNQAGGEPARNQPRGEPGKNQAGGVPARNEPGGVSARNEPGGEPAKNQPGGEPAKNQPGGEPAKNQPGGEPAKNQPGGEPAKNQPGGEPAKNQPAPGPPPPGRPSAGHPAPGPVKRTDVTEDSAKGDS; from the coding sequence GTGAGTCGACCCCGCATCCTGATCGTCGGTGCCGGCTTCGCCGGCTTCCGCACGGCCCGCACCCTGTCCCGGCTCACCCGGGGCCGGGCCCACATCACCCTGCTGAACCCGACCGACTACTTCCTGTACCTGCCCCTGCTGCCCCAGGTCGCCGCCGGCATCCTGGAGCCCCGCCGGGTCACGGTCTCCCTCTCGGACTCGCTGCCGGACGTCCGGCTGGTGCTGGGCGAGGCCGACCGGATCGACCTCGACGACCGGACGCTGCACTACACCGGCCCCGAGGGGGAGGGCGGCACCCTCGCCTACGACCGACTGGTGCTCGCCGCGGGCAGCGTCAACAAGCTGCTGCCGATCCCCGGGGTCGCCGAGCACGCGCACGGCTTCCGGGGCCTTCCCGAGGCGCTGTACCTGCGTGACCACGTGACCCGGCAGGTGGAACTCGCGGCGTCCGCGGACGATGCCAGGACGTGCGCCGCGCGGTGCACCTTCGTCGTGGTCGGCGCGGGATACACCGGCACGGAGGTCGCCGCGCACGGGCAGATGTTCACCGACGCGCAGGTGCGCAAGCACCCGCTGCGGCGGGGCATGCGGCCGCGCTGGATGCTGCTGGACGTGGCGCCGCGGGTGCTGCCCGAGATGGACGGGAAGCTGTCCGCCACCGCCGACCGGGTGCTGCGGCAGCGGGGTGTGGACGTGCGCATGGGGACCTCCGTGAAGGAGGCCACGCACGACGGGGTCCTGCTGACCGACGGCGAGTTCGTCGAGAGCCGGACGCTGGTGTGGTGCGTGGGCGTGCGTCCCGACCCACTGGTCGAGTCCCTCGGGCTGCCCATGGAGAAGGGGCGGCTGCTCGTCGACCCGCATCTGCGGGTGCCGGGTCGGCCGGAGCTGTTCGCCTGCGGCGACGTGGCCGCCGTACCCGATCTGTCGAATCCGGGGAGCTATACGCCGATGACCGCGCAGCACGCCTGGCGGCACGGCAAGGTCGCGGCGGAGAACGTCGCCGCGTCGCTCGGTCTCGGCGGGGCGCGCACGCCGTACCGTCACCGCGATCTGGGCTTCGTCGTCGACCTGGGCGGGGCGAAAGCCGCTGCCAACCCGCTCGGCGTGGCTCTGTCCGGCGTACCCGCGGGTGCGGTGACGCGGGGTTACCACCTCGCCGCGATGCCCGGCAACCGCGTGCGGGTCGCGGCCGACTGGCTGCTGGACGCCGTACTGCCGCGCCAGGCCGTGCAGTTGGGGCTCGTACGGTCCTGGTCGGTGCCGCTGGACACGTCGTCGCCCGAGGTGGCCCGGGTGCCGGGCGGGCCCGGGCGAGGGCAGGACACGAGCGCCCGGTCCGGGCCGGGGGCGGCGCTCGCGGCCGACACCGGCGACGGGGGCACCGGCGCCGGAGGGCCGGGCCCTGCCCGGCCCGACGATGAGCCCGCGAAGGGGCGGCCCGGATCCGGGGCGACGCAGGTACGGCCCGGATCCGGGGCCGCGCAGCCACGCTCCGAGTGGGAAACGGCGAAGGGCCGCCCGGCCACGGGCCGACCCGGCTCCGGGTCCGCGGAGTTGCGCTCGGAGGCCGAGACGGCGAAGGGCCGCCCGGCCGCGGGACCCCGCGGCGAGCTGTCCAGGAACCAGGCGGGTGGTGAGCCGGCGAGGAATCAGCCCCGCGGCGAACCGGGCAAGAACCAGGCGGGTGGTGTGCCCGCCAGGAATGAGCCAGGCGGTGTGTCCGCCAGGAATGAGCCTGGTGGTGAGCCTGCCAAGAACCAGCCTGGTGGTGAGCCTGCCAAGAACCAGCCCGGTGGTGAGCCTGCCAAGAACCAGCCCGGTGGTGAGCCTGCCAAGAACCAGCCCGGTGGTGAGCCCGCCAAGAACCAGCCCGGTGGTGAGCCTGCCAAGAACCAGCCCGCCCCCGGACCACCCCCGCCCGGCCGGCCGTCTGCGGGCCACCCTGCCCCCGGCCCGGTCAAACGAACCGACGTCACGGAAGACTCCGCGAAAGGAGACTCATGA
- a CDS encoding gas vesicle structural protein GvpA, which translates to MTVVPAQQSGGGGGSSGLYDVLELVLDRGLVIDAFVRVSLVGIEILKIDVRVVVASVDTYLRFAEACNRLDLEAGPRKDPGLPDLVGEMTESGARGKSKGALSGAAETISDAFKQARTEGSERETESRPRARKSTSSRRKEEQE; encoded by the coding sequence ATGACAGTCGTACCGGCACAGCAGTCCGGCGGCGGAGGCGGCAGCAGCGGTCTCTACGACGTGCTTGAGCTCGTCCTGGACAGGGGGCTCGTCATCGACGCATTCGTGCGCGTCTCCCTGGTCGGCATCGAGATCCTCAAGATCGACGTACGCGTCGTCGTCGCCAGCGTCGACACCTATCTGCGCTTCGCCGAGGCGTGCAACCGGCTCGACCTGGAGGCCGGTCCGCGCAAGGACCCGGGCCTGCCCGACCTGGTCGGGGAGATGACCGAGTCCGGTGCCCGCGGCAAGTCGAAGGGGGCGCTGTCCGGCGCCGCCGAGACCATCTCCGACGCCTTCAAGCAGGCGCGGACCGAAGGCTCCGAGCGTGAGACCGAGTCGCGTCCGCGAGCCCGCAAGAGCACGTCGTCCCGCCGTAAGGAGGAGCAGGAGTGA
- a CDS encoding SRPBCC family protein — translation MSDTLGSAKSAANGATKNPLTDLAHSEAADRLKAELQEYLAAQATRMLTGVGHKLGETTGKLNDIAEGNSPGFAKLALDGGRKIAEGKGPVRSALELGGSRLKDKVKGAFKGLGGKGKGKGRSGNKPTVIIEHIDVGVPLRTAYDQWTQYQDFSTFAKGVKSASRDDDTHSDWQAKIWWSNRSWKATTTEQVPDDRIAWTSEGAKGTTKGVVSFHRLTDNLTRVLLVIEYYPSGFFEKTGNIWRAQGRRARLDLKNFVRFITIKGEAEDGWRGEIRDGEVVRSHEDALAEEESEEERPEGEEAEDEYDEEEPEEDEEPEGEYEDDSEAEYDEEAEDEEEPEEEEPEGEYEDDEDEEVEAGSRR, via the coding sequence ATGAGTGACACTCTCGGCTCGGCGAAGTCCGCCGCCAACGGAGCGACGAAGAACCCGCTCACAGACCTGGCTCACAGCGAGGCCGCCGACCGGCTGAAGGCCGAACTGCAGGAGTACCTCGCCGCTCAGGCCACGCGCATGCTCACCGGCGTAGGCCACAAGCTCGGCGAGACCACCGGAAAGCTGAACGACATCGCCGAGGGCAACAGCCCCGGCTTCGCCAAGCTCGCCCTCGACGGCGGCCGCAAGATAGCCGAGGGCAAGGGGCCGGTGCGCTCCGCCCTGGAGCTCGGCGGCTCACGCCTCAAGGACAAGGTCAAAGGCGCCTTCAAGGGCCTGGGCGGCAAGGGCAAGGGCAAGGGCCGTTCCGGCAACAAGCCCACCGTCATCATCGAGCACATCGATGTCGGCGTACCGCTGCGCACGGCGTACGACCAGTGGACCCAGTACCAGGACTTCAGCACCTTCGCGAAGGGCGTCAAGAGCGCGAGCCGCGACGACGACACCCACTCCGACTGGCAGGCGAAGATCTGGTGGTCCAACCGCAGCTGGAAGGCGACCACGACCGAGCAGGTCCCCGACGACCGCATCGCCTGGACCTCCGAGGGCGCCAAGGGCACCACGAAGGGCGTCGTCTCCTTCCACCGGCTCACCGACAACCTCACCCGTGTCCTGCTGGTCATCGAGTACTACCCCTCCGGCTTCTTCGAGAAGACCGGCAACATCTGGCGCGCCCAGGGCCGCCGGGCCCGGCTTGACCTCAAGAACTTCGTCCGCTTCATCACCATCAAGGGCGAGGCGGAGGACGGCTGGCGCGGCGAGATCCGCGACGGCGAGGTCGTCCGCAGTCACGAGGACGCGCTCGCCGAGGAGGAGTCCGAGGAGGAACGCCCCGAGGGCGAGGAGGCCGAGGACGAGTACGACGAGGAGGAGCCGGAGGAGGACGAGGAGCCCGAGGGCGAGTACGAGGACGACTCCGAGGCCGAGTACGACGAGGAGGCCGAGGACGAGGAGGAGCCCGAGGAGGAAGAGCCCGAGGGTGAGTACGAGGACGACGAGGACGAGGAAGTCGAGGCAGGGAGCCGGCGATGA
- a CDS encoding gas vesicle protein GvpG → MGLISEVLLLPFAPVRGSAWAIKQVVQEAERIYYDPATIRAELARLEEQMEAGEITEEEFDRLEDELLDRLEIASRGSAGTGNGTTS, encoded by the coding sequence GTGGGCCTGATCTCTGAGGTGCTGCTGCTGCCGTTCGCACCGGTACGCGGCAGCGCCTGGGCCATCAAACAGGTGGTGCAGGAGGCCGAGCGGATCTACTACGACCCCGCCACGATCCGGGCCGAGCTGGCTCGCCTTGAGGAGCAGATGGAGGCCGGAGAGATCACGGAGGAGGAGTTCGACCGTCTTGAGGACGAACTCCTCGACCGGTTGGAGATCGCTTCGCGCGGCAGCGCGGGAACAGGCAACGGGACAACATCATGA
- a CDS encoding gas vesicle protein GvpO yields MSNTKNTQESQGPQKSQDSRNSSKTNDDQTARKRPSPMEVLRQARGQLAELTGMEAESVSSFEQTEEGWALEVEVLELERVPDTMSLMASYQVELDAEGQLTGYRRVRRYERGRSDARRPGGR; encoded by the coding sequence ATGTCGAACACAAAAAACACGCAAGAGTCACAGGGTCCACAGAAGTCTCAGGACTCTCGGAATTCGAGCAAAACGAACGACGACCAGACGGCCCGGAAGCGGCCGAGTCCGATGGAAGTGCTGCGTCAGGCACGCGGCCAGCTCGCGGAGCTCACCGGCATGGAAGCCGAGTCCGTGTCGTCCTTCGAGCAGACGGAGGAGGGCTGGGCGCTGGAGGTCGAGGTCCTCGAACTCGAGCGCGTGCCCGACACGATGAGCCTGATGGCGAGCTACCAGGTGGAGCTCGACGCAGAGGGGCAGCTCACGGGATACCGGCGCGTCCGCCGCTACGAACGCGGGCGGTCCGACGCGCGCAGGCCCGGCGGCCGTTAG
- a CDS encoding DNA primase, which yields MNRTGLGLAIGAGYLLGRTKKLKMAMAVGGLVAGKKLNLSPRMVADLVQQQLRNNPQFKEIGDQLRQDLRGVGKAASGAMVERQIDALADRLHGRTAQVRDQLSGVVPGQDDEAEDAEYEDEEPEDSAPDEDEEPEDSEAEEPEEEEEPEDSEADEDEEEEEEPEAKKAPAKKAPAKKAAKKAPAKKAPAKKAPAKKTAGRKAGAKKTTPAKKATSGSRGGSARSRRQKGGGEG from the coding sequence ATGAACCGAACGGGACTGGGTCTCGCCATAGGGGCCGGATATCTCCTGGGACGGACCAAGAAACTGAAGATGGCGATGGCCGTCGGCGGACTGGTCGCCGGCAAGAAGCTGAACCTGAGCCCGCGCATGGTCGCGGATCTGGTCCAGCAACAGCTGCGGAACAACCCGCAGTTCAAGGAGATCGGCGACCAGCTGCGGCAGGATCTGCGCGGTGTCGGCAAGGCCGCTTCCGGTGCCATGGTCGAGCGGCAGATCGACGCCCTCGCCGACCGGTTGCACGGCCGTACCGCCCAGGTCCGCGACCAGCTGTCGGGCGTGGTGCCCGGCCAGGACGACGAGGCCGAGGACGCCGAGTACGAGGACGAGGAACCCGAGGACTCCGCACCCGACGAGGACGAGGAGCCTGAGGACTCCGAAGCGGAGGAGCCCGAGGAGGAAGAGGAGCCCGAGGACTCCGAAGCCGACGAGGACGAGGAAGAGGAAGAGGAGCCCGAGGCGAAGAAGGCCCCCGCCAAGAAGGCGCCGGCGAAGAAGGCGGCCAAGAAGGCTCCCGCCAAGAAGGCTCCTGCCAAGAAGGCTCCCGCGAAGAAGACGGCGGGCCGCAAGGCGGGGGCGAAGAAGACCACGCCCGCCAAGAAGGCGACCTCAGGAAGCCGGGGCGGCAGCGCCCGGTCCCGGCGGCAGAAGGGAGGCGGTGAGGGATGA
- a CDS encoding gas vesicle protein, producing the protein MTTPSRMPEPYGQGSGANLADILERVLDKGIVIAGDIRINLLDIELLTIKLRLIVASVDKAKEMGIDWWETDPALSSRARRDELTRENAELRERLARLEELEPGRAEKKEAP; encoded by the coding sequence ATGACGACGCCCAGCAGGATGCCCGAACCCTACGGTCAGGGAAGCGGTGCCAACCTCGCCGACATCCTTGAACGGGTCCTGGACAAGGGCATCGTCATCGCGGGCGACATCCGGATCAATCTGCTCGACATCGAACTCCTCACCATCAAGCTGCGGTTGATCGTCGCCTCGGTCGACAAGGCGAAGGAGATGGGCATCGACTGGTGGGAGACCGACCCGGCCCTGAGCTCGCGGGCCCGCCGGGACGAACTGACCCGTGAGAACGCCGAGTTGCGCGAAAGGCTGGCCCGGCTGGAGGAACTGGAGCCCGGCCGCGCGGAGAAGAAGGAGGCACCGTGA
- the ligD gene encoding non-homologous end-joining DNA ligase, with amino-acid sequence MSGGDGTRRVRAGRRTVEVHRPDKVLFPGGGDAKEYTKGDLVDFYRAVAPFMLPHLRGRPLMLERHPDGLDGPTFMQKNTPDHYPEWITRVELAKEGGTVCHAVCDDTATLLYLADQASITLHRWLSRTGSVDHPDRLVFDLDPAGDDFEAVREAARLLGELLDELELPSALMTTGSRGLHVIVPLNGRHDFDEVRAFARDVADTLAAAHPDRLTTAARKKERGERLYLDIQRNAYAQTAVAPYTVRPRPGAPVATPITWGQLDEPELNARRWTIADAVEQARTHPWSGLLNRGRALGPARRRLIALRG; translated from the coding sequence GTGAGCGGCGGCGACGGCACACGCAGGGTGCGGGCGGGCCGCCGCACGGTGGAGGTGCACCGGCCGGACAAGGTGCTCTTCCCCGGCGGCGGCGACGCCAAGGAGTACACCAAGGGCGACCTGGTGGACTTCTACCGGGCCGTGGCGCCCTTCATGCTGCCGCACCTGCGCGGCCGGCCGCTGATGCTGGAGCGGCATCCGGACGGCCTCGACGGGCCCACGTTCATGCAGAAGAACACTCCCGACCACTACCCGGAGTGGATCACCCGCGTCGAGCTGGCCAAGGAGGGCGGCACCGTCTGCCACGCCGTGTGCGACGACACCGCCACCCTGCTCTACCTGGCCGACCAGGCGAGCATCACCCTGCACCGCTGGCTGTCCCGCACCGGCAGTGTCGACCACCCCGACCGGCTGGTCTTCGACCTCGACCCGGCGGGCGACGACTTCGAGGCCGTGCGCGAGGCCGCCCGGCTGCTCGGGGAGCTGCTCGACGAGCTGGAACTGCCCTCGGCGCTGATGACCACGGGCTCGCGCGGGCTGCACGTGATCGTGCCCCTGAACGGTCGCCACGACTTCGACGAGGTACGCGCCTTCGCCCGGGACGTCGCCGACACCCTCGCCGCCGCGCACCCCGACCGGCTCACCACCGCCGCCCGCAAGAAGGAGCGCGGCGAGCGGCTCTATCTCGACATCCAGCGCAACGCCTACGCCCAGACCGCCGTCGCGCCCTACACGGTCCGGCCCCGCCCGGGTGCGCCGGTGGCCACCCCCATCACCTGGGGCCAGCTCGACGAGCCGGAGCTGAACGCCCGCCGCTGGACCATCGCCGACGCCGTCGAGCAGGCCCGCACCCATCCCTGGTCAGGTCTGCTGAACCGCGGCCGGGCGCTGGGGCCGGCCCGGCGGCGGCTGATCGCCCTGCGCGGCTGA
- a CDS encoding gas vesicle protein K, with the protein MDLEPDTVERDLVKLVLTVVELLRQLMERQALRRFDVGDLSEEQEERIGLTLMLLDERMTELRDRYGLRPEDLNLDLGPLGPLLPRD; encoded by the coding sequence ATGGATCTGGAGCCCGACACGGTCGAGCGCGACCTGGTCAAACTGGTGCTGACAGTGGTGGAGCTGCTGCGTCAGCTCATGGAGCGCCAGGCGCTGCGCCGGTTCGACGTGGGGGACCTGAGTGAGGAGCAGGAGGAGCGGATCGGGCTCACGCTCATGCTGCTCGACGAGCGGATGACGGAACTGCGCGACCGCTACGGACTGCGGCCCGAGGACCTCAACCTCGACCTCGGGCCGCTCGGACCGCTGCTTCCGCGGGACTGA
- a CDS encoding GvpL/GvpF family gas vesicle protein, with the protein MSTYVYGIASSSHPGLPEGMSGVGDPPRPVRILREGDLAAVVSEAPDGLRPKRKELLAHQNVLSEAGAAGCVLPMRFGSVAPDDNSITGVLAERAEHYKERLRALDNRVEYNVKANHVEEAVLHQVMAESPDIRGLAEANRQAGGGSYDDKIRLGEMVAAAVKAKEADDGAAVQRALESAADDVSVGPESTGWLANVSFLVDRDSAESFLAAVEQVRKDMPHLEVRVNGPLPPYSFVEPGPAEPAGTVASGTDTGAG; encoded by the coding sequence GTGAGCACTTACGTCTACGGCATCGCCTCGAGCTCGCACCCCGGCCTCCCCGAGGGCATGAGCGGCGTCGGCGACCCGCCCCGCCCGGTGCGCATCCTGCGCGAGGGCGACCTGGCGGCCGTCGTCAGCGAGGCGCCCGACGGGCTGCGGCCCAAGCGCAAGGAACTGCTCGCCCACCAGAACGTGCTCAGCGAGGCGGGTGCGGCCGGCTGCGTGCTGCCCATGCGGTTCGGCAGCGTGGCCCCGGACGACAACTCCATCACCGGGGTGCTCGCCGAGCGCGCCGAGCACTACAAGGAGCGGCTGCGGGCCCTGGACAACCGGGTCGAATACAACGTCAAGGCCAACCACGTCGAAGAGGCCGTCCTGCACCAGGTGATGGCCGAGAGCCCCGACATCCGCGGGCTCGCGGAGGCCAACCGGCAGGCGGGCGGCGGCAGTTACGACGACAAGATCCGGCTCGGCGAGATGGTCGCGGCCGCGGTCAAGGCCAAGGAGGCCGACGACGGGGCCGCGGTGCAGCGCGCCCTGGAGTCGGCCGCCGACGACGTGAGCGTAGGCCCGGAGTCCACCGGCTGGCTGGCCAATGTGTCGTTCCTGGTGGACCGGGACTCGGCCGAGTCCTTCCTGGCCGCGGTCGAGCAGGTCCGCAAGGACATGCCGCACCTCGAGGTGCGGGTCAACGGTCCGCTGCCGCCGTACAGCTTCGTCGAGCCCGGTCCGGCCGAGCCCGCGGGCACCGTGGCGAGCGGAACGGACACCGGAGCGGGGTGA
- a CDS encoding GvpL/GvpF family gas vesicle protein — MTGLRYVYAVCRPFGTPLQAQLTGVAGDPPRALTHHGLVAVVSHVPERDFAEEPLRAHLEDLDWLTETARAHQGVIDALTTVTTPLPLRLGTVFHDDSGVRTMMEAREEDFQRTLERLEGRVEWGVKVYAESEPQESARPAQKPASGRDYLRQRRMQTRSHEEMWQKAEAFSSRLHEELSAFAEDSRTHPPQNPALSKATGRNVLNAAYLVPRANSEEFVELVDRTKGEVPGMRIELTGPWAAYSFAGEAT, encoded by the coding sequence GTGACCGGACTGCGGTACGTCTACGCCGTCTGCCGCCCCTTCGGAACCCCGCTCCAGGCCCAGTTGACGGGTGTGGCGGGCGATCCGCCCAGGGCGCTGACTCACCACGGCCTGGTGGCCGTGGTGAGTCACGTGCCGGAGCGGGACTTCGCGGAGGAACCGCTCCGCGCCCATCTGGAGGATCTGGACTGGCTCACCGAGACCGCCCGCGCCCACCAGGGCGTGATCGACGCGCTCACCACCGTCACGACGCCGCTGCCACTGCGGCTCGGCACCGTCTTCCACGACGACAGCGGCGTACGGACGATGATGGAGGCCCGCGAAGAGGACTTCCAGCGCACCCTTGAACGGCTGGAGGGCCGGGTCGAGTGGGGCGTGAAGGTGTACGCAGAGTCCGAACCGCAGGAGAGCGCCCGGCCCGCGCAGAAGCCCGCGTCGGGCCGGGACTACCTGCGGCAGCGGCGCATGCAGACCAGGTCCCACGAGGAAATGTGGCAGAAGGCCGAGGCTTTCTCGTCCCGTCTGCACGAGGAGCTTTCCGCATTCGCGGAGGATTCCCGGACGCATCCCCCGCAGAACCCCGCCCTGTCCAAGGCGACCGGACGCAACGTGCTGAATGCCGCCTATCTCGTTCCGCGTGCGAACTCCGAGGAATTCGTGGAACTGGTCGACCGCACGAAGGGCGAGGTGCCCGGAATGCGCATCGAACTCACCGGCCCCTGGGCGGCCTATTCGTTCGCCGGGGAAGCCACATGA
- a CDS encoding gas vesicle protein, with protein sequence MTVVERREVALVDLLDRLLAGGVVITGDITLRIADVDLVRIDLNALISSVNAQVPSPFEELL encoded by the coding sequence GTGACCGTAGTGGAACGCCGTGAGGTCGCCCTCGTGGACCTGCTCGACCGGCTGCTCGCCGGCGGCGTCGTGATCACGGGGGACATCACCCTGCGCATCGCCGACGTCGACCTCGTGAGGATCGACCTCAACGCGCTCATCAGCTCGGTGAACGCCCAGGTGCCCTCACCGTTCGAGGAGTTGCTGTGA